One Thermococcus sp. genomic window carries:
- a CDS encoding ABC transporter substrate-binding protein, translating into MRAKTTLALLVVFLVAFSVAASGCVGGGQKGTTTTIGQTGGTSSTTQATQTTSSSVSATTSKAIKYIEAHLSNATVVDTEKYVVVVGPEGSGAKVSNLPNKPVIVVSYKANKEKTPSIQELMKNQQGFGQINPAFLRDPRMDALIQLARKVTDPNIRGALYSALYILANREVPEIILGDAKAARVYWNWVHNWYYNPVLAPRWDLVMEDKDAPSVSIGIGDYKNEPGTIVEATFGWPRSFDPAFDYETFGWALYHNVGDTLVTYWEDETTKVSPDLAVAWAHNKDGTVWYFVIRGDVKAYDPKSGTTYTINATDVEFEFWRVLRAGYSVNWMLATYTDLNKSYAMSEDEFQKELQSGGIIADFNGKTKEVKSLNELLQFFGYSGPTAGVYKLVLPHPYGGILSVLADPYLMVIPAKYLLGDKYEDAMKASDWGKKPWVWSKYVQEGSNDPIHKMLQDNMIGVFTGPFYIKEAKQNSYIVLERNPYYWNASVWKKLESKNPNLVTTKRVIYVLSDDTTTRISLFQKGVADIVAVPVDRLDAVKGLTLDKFQSKIDSFVTPDMVFIVLNAAKEPLNNELVRQALAWATPYDQIYNAVYRGYMVPNYGPIPIGWLGYTEYNVIKYKYNLAKALQLIQKAGIDPKKYTLTIYYNTGNTQREKIATLLQNTWGQLGFKISVTPLSWPTLLSKTASGDFDVYIVGWAPDFLDPDDYVGPFLQSAVVFDSLNYEIISG; encoded by the coding sequence ATGAGGGCTAAAACGACTCTGGCCCTGTTGGTCGTTTTTTTGGTCGCTTTTAGCGTAGCGGCCAGTGGCTGTGTAGGTGGTGGCCAGAAGGGCACCACCACAACAATTGGACAGACAGGGGGAACATCCTCCACAACTCAAGCGACCCAGACGACTTCTTCAAGTGTAAGTGCCACCACCTCTAAGGCTATAAAATACATTGAGGCGCACCTCTCCAACGCTACCGTTGTTGACACCGAAAAATACGTCGTTGTTGTTGGTCCCGAGGGAAGCGGTGCCAAGGTCTCGAACCTTCCGAATAAGCCCGTCATTGTGGTCTCCTACAAGGCCAACAAGGAAAAGACCCCGAGCATACAGGAGTTAATGAAGAACCAGCAAGGATTTGGCCAGATAAACCCTGCCTTCCTCCGTGATCCCAGAATGGACGCTCTGATACAGCTCGCTAGAAAGGTTACGGACCCCAACATCAGGGGAGCACTCTACAGTGCCCTGTATATTCTCGCCAACAGAGAAGTCCCCGAGATAATCCTTGGTGATGCCAAGGCGGCCCGTGTTTACTGGAACTGGGTGCACAACTGGTACTACAACCCGGTCCTCGCACCGCGCTGGGATCTCGTCATGGAAGACAAGGACGCCCCGAGCGTCTCGATAGGAATAGGTGACTACAAGAATGAGCCCGGAACGATAGTCGAGGCAACCTTTGGATGGCCAAGGTCGTTCGATCCTGCTTTTGACTACGAGACCTTTGGCTGGGCCCTCTACCACAACGTCGGCGACACTCTCGTCACCTACTGGGAGGACGAGACGACCAAGGTCTCACCGGATCTCGCTGTTGCTTGGGCCCACAACAAGGACGGAACAGTCTGGTACTTCGTCATAAGGGGCGACGTTAAGGCCTACGACCCGAAGAGCGGAACAACTTACACGATCAACGCAACCGACGTTGAGTTCGAGTTCTGGCGCGTCCTCAGGGCCGGCTATTCGGTCAACTGGATGCTAGCCACTTACACCGATCTCAACAAGAGCTATGCCATGAGCGAGGACGAGTTCCAGAAGGAGCTCCAGTCAGGAGGAATCATTGCCGACTTCAACGGAAAGACCAAGGAGGTTAAGAGCCTCAACGAGCTCCTGCAGTTCTTCGGCTACTCCGGACCTACCGCCGGTGTCTACAAGCTCGTCCTGCCGCACCCATACGGCGGTATCCTGAGCGTTCTGGCCGACCCGTATCTCATGGTCATACCCGCCAAGTACCTGCTCGGCGACAAGTATGAGGATGCCATGAAGGCCTCTGACTGGGGTAAGAAGCCTTGGGTATGGTCAAAGTACGTTCAGGAAGGCTCCAACGACCCGATACACAAGATGCTTCAGGACAACATGATAGGCGTCTTTACCGGTCCGTTCTACATCAAGGAGGCCAAGCAGAACAGCTATATCGTCCTTGAGAGGAACCCCTACTACTGGAACGCCAGCGTCTGGAAGAAGCTTGAGTCCAAGAACCCCAACCTCGTCACGACCAAGCGTGTTATCTACGTCCTCTCCGATGATACCACCACGCGCATAAGCCTCTTCCAGAAGGGAGTCGCCGATATCGTTGCCGTTCCTGTGGACAGGCTTGACGCCGTCAAGGGACTCACCCTCGACAAGTTCCAGTCCAAGATTGATTCCTTCGTTACGCCCGACATGGTCTTCATAGTTCTCAACGCCGCCAAGGAACCGCTCAACAACGAGCTCGTCAGGCAGGCGCTGGCCTGGGCAACACCCTACGACCAGATATACAACGCAGTTTACAGGGGATACATGGTTCCGAACTACGGCCCGATACCGATTGGATGGCTCGGCTACACCGAGTACAACGTTATCAAGTACAAGTACAACCTCGCTAAGGCCCTCCAGCTTATCCAGAAGGCGGGAATTGATCCTAAGAAGTACACTCTGACGATATACTACAACACTGGAAACACCCAGCGTGAGAAGATAGCAACGCTCCTCCAGAACACATGGGGACAGCTCGGCTTCAAGATATCGGTTACTCCGCTCTCATGGCCAACACTCCTCAGCAAGACCGCAAGCGGTGACTTCGACGTCTACATAGTCGGATGGGCCCCGGACTTCCTCGACCCGGACGACTACGTCGGTCCGTTCCTCCAGAGCGCCGTGGTCTTCGACAGTCTGAATTACGAGATAATATCTGGCTGA
- a CDS encoding ABC transporter permease, which produces MAGLEKFLVRRGLTFIPTLIGVTLIVFIIAYVIPANPVKAWAGGEKASQAAVEMIKKEYHLDQPWYDQYWFLVKGLFTNSLLDPLNQEPVFDNIGNRFVVTFQLALFAFLFVIIMGLPLGIISALKRNSATDMALRILALIFISTPIYVIAYLFIWLFFLHWNATTLAGIPPGPPHKITHVPVIDALLTLDWGNFVQQVERFWLPGFTLGIAAAGVLMRFTRNSFLEAYSRDSTLFLKAKGVPKMRLYRHVLKNALVPVITILALQFGGLLAGTPITETIFNLPGIGRYALQAIMYLDFPALIGVTFLYAIVFVTANLIADILYAIIDPRVRF; this is translated from the coding sequence GTGGCAGGGCTCGAAAAGTTCCTGGTGAGAAGGGGCTTAACGTTCATACCGACGTTGATAGGTGTAACTCTGATTGTTTTCATTATTGCGTACGTCATACCGGCGAACCCCGTAAAGGCCTGGGCCGGAGGAGAAAAGGCCTCCCAGGCCGCTGTTGAGATGATAAAGAAGGAATACCATCTCGACCAGCCCTGGTATGATCAGTACTGGTTCTTGGTTAAAGGCCTCTTTACAAACAGCCTGCTCGACCCCTTGAATCAGGAGCCGGTTTTTGACAACATAGGTAACCGTTTTGTCGTGACCTTCCAGCTGGCGCTCTTCGCCTTCCTATTCGTTATTATAATGGGGCTTCCCCTGGGCATAATCTCCGCCCTGAAGAGGAACTCTGCAACGGATATGGCCTTGAGAATACTCGCCCTAATCTTCATCTCGACGCCAATTTACGTCATAGCATACCTTTTCATCTGGCTCTTCTTCCTGCACTGGAACGCAACGACGCTCGCTGGAATACCTCCGGGCCCACCGCACAAGATAACCCATGTGCCTGTCATAGATGCCCTACTGACCCTAGACTGGGGCAACTTCGTTCAGCAGGTCGAGCGTTTCTGGCTCCCGGGATTTACGCTGGGTATAGCCGCAGCGGGTGTTCTCATGAGGTTTACCAGAAACTCTTTCCTTGAGGCATACAGCAGGGACAGCACGCTCTTTCTCAAGGCCAAGGGCGTGCCCAAGATGAGACTCTATCGCCACGTTCTGAAGAACGCATTGGTTCCAGTAATCACCATTCTCGCCCTCCAGTTCGGCGGTCTCTTGGCAGGGACACCAATTACCGAGACGATATTCAACCTTCCGGGAATAGGTCGCTACGCCCTTCAGGCGATAATGTACTTGGACTTCCCGGCCTTAATAGGTGTCACCTTCCTCTATGCAATAGTCTTCGTTACCGCCAACCTGATAGCGGACATACTCTACGCAATCATAGACCCGAGGGTGAGGTTCTGA
- a CDS encoding ABC transporter permease, protein MPENVEEFEEREEYEMTILDRTSDRIIDAFASFINLFKKDWKRRNQSKIKEWKLMAYAMNRSPPTLLGLFIVIVYIILGIFGPYMAPWSYDFFPVNYNFSTQLAPPGSTYFLNVTTIEKGYIIHYTTNIHYVLGSDVYGRDIVSILLAGARTALVLDIFIILIGPTIGIVLGLISGYYGGKVDETIMRITDMFLAFPGLILAIALSAVLPTRIQNFLNAHTWAQTLTLKLFALHARDVNNLGKLLAVFVALVIVWWPGYARVARGSTLTEKENLYVEAARAVGLPTRTILFRHILPNIIGPILVMITMDFGGVILTEAGLSFLGLGAVPPIPDWGNLINQGSQYFPQAWWLVAFPGIVIVTVVLGWNLLGDGLRDILDPRTRRSLEFKLKKKAEGGESSA, encoded by the coding sequence ATGCCTGAAAATGTTGAGGAGTTCGAAGAGAGGGAAGAGTACGAGATGACCATACTAGACAGGACGAGCGACAGGATAATAGATGCCTTCGCCTCTTTTATCAACCTGTTCAAAAAGGACTGGAAGAGAAGGAACCAGTCAAAAATAAAGGAATGGAAGCTAATGGCGTACGCAATGAACCGCTCGCCTCCCACTCTGCTCGGCCTCTTCATAGTGATAGTTTACATCATCCTTGGAATATTCGGCCCATACATGGCCCCCTGGTCGTATGATTTCTTCCCGGTGAACTACAACTTCTCCACTCAGCTGGCCCCTCCGGGGTCTACTTACTTCCTCAACGTGACCACAATAGAGAAGGGCTACATCATCCACTACACAACAAACATCCACTACGTCCTGGGTTCGGACGTTTACGGGAGGGACATAGTCAGCATACTCCTCGCGGGGGCCAGAACGGCTTTGGTGCTTGATATCTTTATCATCCTTATAGGCCCCACGATAGGGATTGTCCTCGGCCTCATCTCGGGCTACTACGGTGGAAAAGTCGATGAGACCATAATGCGTATAACCGACATGTTCCTTGCCTTCCCTGGACTCATCTTGGCGATAGCCCTCTCGGCAGTCCTGCCGACTAGGATACAGAACTTTTTGAACGCCCATACCTGGGCCCAGACGCTCACCCTTAAACTCTTCGCACTGCACGCAAGGGACGTCAACAACCTCGGAAAGCTCCTTGCAGTTTTTGTGGCCCTCGTCATCGTGTGGTGGCCGGGCTACGCGAGGGTGGCCAGAGGTTCAACGCTGACCGAGAAGGAGAACCTCTACGTTGAGGCCGCGAGGGCTGTGGGTCTTCCAACGAGGACGATACTCTTCAGGCACATCCTCCCCAACATAATAGGTCCGATACTGGTCATGATAACCATGGACTTCGGTGGCGTTATTCTGACCGAGGCAGGTCTAAGCTTCCTCGGCCTCGGTGCGGTGCCACCGATACCGGACTGGGGTAATCTCATCAACCAAGGTTCTCAGTACTTCCCTCAGGCTTGGTGGCTTGTTGCCTTTCCGGGAATAGTCATCGTCACCGTCGTCCTTGGCTGGAACCTACTTGGAGACGGTCTCAGAGACATCCTTGACCCGAGAACGAGAAGGAGCCTTGAGTTCAAACTCAAGAAGAAGGCTGAGGGGGGTGAGTCCAGTGCCTGA
- a CDS encoding ABC transporter ATP-binding protein gives MPEPIVEIKNLSVYFYTYAGVVKAIENVSFDIYRGETLALVGETGCGKSVTSRALTQLIESPGRIVSGQVIYHRDDGSTVDILKLSEEEIREIRGNEIAYIFQDPHSSLDPLYTVGYQIGEAMEVHGKVRNIKEGIARAVNILREVLIPDPERRVKNYPHELSGGMKQRVVIGIGIANNPRLLIADEPTTALDVTVQAQILELLNELKRRYNATVLLITHNLGVVAETAQRVVVMYAGKVVEIGSVEQIFHNPLHPYTVALLRAVPNPLKKIERLESIPGTVPNLITPPKGCRFHPRCPFAEERCRKEVPELKEIEPGHWVACHLY, from the coding sequence GTGCCTGAGCCAATCGTAGAGATCAAGAATCTCAGCGTTTACTTCTACACCTACGCCGGCGTTGTCAAGGCTATAGAGAACGTGTCCTTCGACATATACCGCGGTGAGACACTGGCACTCGTTGGTGAAACCGGCTGTGGAAAGAGCGTAACGTCCAGAGCATTAACACAGCTCATAGAAAGCCCCGGAAGGATAGTCAGCGGGCAGGTCATCTACCATCGGGACGATGGCTCGACCGTTGACATTCTCAAACTCAGTGAGGAGGAGATAAGGGAGATTAGGGGTAATGAGATAGCCTACATCTTTCAGGATCCTCACTCGTCCCTCGATCCACTCTACACGGTCGGCTACCAGATAGGCGAGGCCATGGAAGTCCATGGGAAGGTCAGGAACATAAAGGAGGGCATAGCGAGGGCCGTTAACATTCTCAGGGAAGTTCTCATCCCAGACCCGGAGAGGCGCGTCAAAAACTACCCCCACGAGCTCAGCGGTGGAATGAAGCAGAGGGTCGTCATAGGGATTGGGATAGCCAACAACCCTAGGCTTCTCATAGCTGACGAGCCGACCACGGCCTTGGATGTTACGGTTCAGGCGCAGATACTTGAACTTCTCAACGAGCTGAAGAGGAGGTACAATGCGACAGTTTTGCTTATCACCCACAACCTCGGTGTTGTCGCAGAGACTGCACAGCGCGTCGTCGTCATGTACGCTGGGAAGGTCGTCGAGATAGGGAGCGTTGAGCAGATATTCCACAATCCCCTCCACCCATACACGGTTGCACTCCTCAGAGCGGTTCCGAATCCCCTCAAGAAGATTGAGAGGCTTGAAAGCATCCCTGGAACAGTTCCAAACCTCATAACACCACCGAAGGGCTGTCGCTTCCATCCAAGGTGTCCCTTTGCCGAGGAACGTTGTAGAAAGGAAGTTCCCGAGCTTAAAGAGATAGAGCCGGGCCACTGGGTGGCCTGCCATCTCTACTGA
- a CDS encoding ABC transporter ATP-binding protein produces MEPVLKVEGLKKYFPVRSLLRTVGWVKAVDGIDFEIYPGETFGLVGESGCGKTTTGRTILRLIEPTEGKIVFNGKDVTKLKGKEMLWFRRHAQIMFQDPYSSLDPRQTVFNIIMEPVKFHGIEVDDPEDFVIRLLESVGLNEMHLYRYPHEFSGGQRQRIALAKILALKPDFVVLDEPTSALDVSVQANILNTLKDLQKKHGFSYLFISHDLGVVKYMSHRMGVMYLGKLVEVGPAEKIFDNPLHPYTQMLLSAIPIPDPELAKKKKKMEVKGEPPSPINPPSGCRFHPRCPFAKAGLCDKKEPPLVEVEKDHYVACWLYGKA; encoded by the coding sequence ATGGAGCCAGTGCTCAAAGTTGAAGGACTGAAAAAGTACTTCCCCGTTAGGAGTCTCCTCAGGACGGTTGGCTGGGTGAAGGCGGTTGATGGAATAGACTTCGAAATCTACCCCGGTGAGACCTTCGGCCTCGTTGGCGAGAGCGGTTGCGGAAAGACTACAACGGGCAGGACAATACTCCGCCTCATCGAGCCTACCGAGGGCAAGATAGTCTTCAACGGAAAAGACGTCACAAAGCTTAAGGGCAAGGAGATGCTCTGGTTCAGAAGACACGCCCAGATAATGTTCCAGGATCCTTACTCCTCCCTCGACCCGAGGCAGACAGTGTTCAACATTATAATGGAGCCCGTGAAGTTCCACGGGATAGAGGTTGATGACCCCGAGGACTTCGTGATAAGGCTCCTTGAGAGCGTTGGATTAAACGAGATGCACCTCTATCGTTATCCCCATGAGTTCTCGGGCGGACAGAGGCAGAGAATAGCCCTCGCCAAAATACTTGCCCTTAAGCCGGACTTCGTCGTCTTGGACGAGCCAACCTCGGCCCTCGACGTCTCTGTTCAGGCCAATATCCTCAACACCCTCAAAGACCTACAGAAGAAGCACGGTTTCTCATACCTCTTCATAAGCCATGACCTCGGCGTTGTCAAGTATATGAGCCACAGGATGGGAGTCATGTACCTCGGCAAGCTCGTCGAGGTTGGCCCGGCTGAGAAGATATTCGACAATCCGCTCCACCCGTACACCCAGATGCTCCTCTCGGCCATACCGATACCCGACCCCGAGCTGGCTAAGAAGAAAAAGAAGATGGAGGTAAAGGGTGAGCCTCCGAGTCCCATAAACCCGCCTTCTGGATGTCGTTTCCACCCGAGATGCCCCTTTGCCAAGGCCGGTCTCTGCGACAAGAAGGAACCGCCGCTGGTCGAGGTTGAGAAAGATCACTACGTCGCTTGCTGGCTCTACGGGAAGGCCTGA